In the genome of Drosophila subpulchrella strain 33 F10 #4 breed RU33 chromosome 2L, RU_Dsub_v1.1 Primary Assembly, whole genome shotgun sequence, one region contains:
- the LOC119548481 gene encoding trehalose-phosphate phosphatase isoform X1, whose translation MKSIVFFFAFLLNATRSYQEIVKMPEKQVAPVISNLEGFEQNLPGYLSSEVPVAVLLDYDGTLAPIADNPAKTKMPVELEAILHKIAKHPKVFLAVISGRGLKDVQKQVNIDGITYAGNHGLEIEYPDGSRHDYELPTEIQKNYTDMVRELKEKVEKNKAWVEDKKVSLTYHYRDTPVELKDQLKKLATEICQKYGFRANQAHEAIEAKPPVNWNKGEAALYILKQKFGGNWAQKVSVVFAGDDTTDEDAMRVLRGLGRSFRISPDAQIQTFADFRLPKQAVMTDLLKWIANVYVS comes from the exons A TGAAATCCATCGTATTCTTTTTCGCTTTCCTTCTAAACGCGACAAGGAGTTATCAGGAAATTGTGAAAATGCCGGAGAAACAAGTGGCCCCTGTAATTAGTAACCTAGAGGGTTTCGAGCAGAATTTACCCGG TTACCTAAGTTCCGAAGTTCCGGTTGCCGTACTTTTGGATTATGATGGCACTCTGGCTCCCATTGCTGATAATCCCGCCAAAACCAAAATGCCTGTGGAACTGGAAGCCATTCTCCACAAGATAGCCAAGCATCCCAAAGTTTTCCTGGCTGTGATCTCGGGTCGAGGTCTCAAAGATGTCCAGAAACAGGTGAACATCGATGGCATTACTTATGCGGGAAATCATGGACTGGAAATTGAGTACCCAGATGGCTCCAGGCACGATTACGAATTGCCCACTGAGATCCAGAAGAACTACACAGACATGGTTAGGGAACTCAAGGAAAAGGTGGAAAAGAATAAAGCATGGGTGGAGGATAAGAAGGTATCACTCACCTACCACTACAGGGATACTCCCGTTGAACTGAAAGATCAACTAAAAAAGTTGGCCACTGAGATCTGCCAAAAGTATGGCTTCAGAGCGAATCAGGCCCATGAAGCCATCGAAGCTAAGCCCCCAGTAAATTGGAACAAAGGAGAGGCTGCCTTGTATATCCTTAAACAGAAATTTGGTGGTAATTGGGCTCAGAAGGTCAGTGTTGTTTTCGCTGGCGATGACACCACCGATGAAGATGCCATGAGg GTCCTCAGAGGCTTGGGTCGCTCCTTCAGAATTTCACCAGATGCTCAGATCCAGACTTTTGCCGATTTCCGATTGCCCAAACAGGCTGTGATGACCGATCTTCTTAAATGGATAGCTAATGTCTATGTTTCAtag
- the LOC119548481 gene encoding trehalose-phosphate phosphatase isoform X2 codes for MPEKQVAPVISNLEGFEQNLPGYLSSEVPVAVLLDYDGTLAPIADNPAKTKMPVELEAILHKIAKHPKVFLAVISGRGLKDVQKQVNIDGITYAGNHGLEIEYPDGSRHDYELPTEIQKNYTDMVRELKEKVEKNKAWVEDKKVSLTYHYRDTPVELKDQLKKLATEICQKYGFRANQAHEAIEAKPPVNWNKGEAALYILKQKFGGNWAQKVSVVFAGDDTTDEDAMRVLRGLGRSFRISPDAQIQTFADFRLPKQAVMTDLLKWIANVYVS; via the exons ATGCCGGAGAAACAAGTGGCCCCTGTAATTAGTAACCTAGAGGGTTTCGAGCAGAATTTACCCGG TTACCTAAGTTCCGAAGTTCCGGTTGCCGTACTTTTGGATTATGATGGCACTCTGGCTCCCATTGCTGATAATCCCGCCAAAACCAAAATGCCTGTGGAACTGGAAGCCATTCTCCACAAGATAGCCAAGCATCCCAAAGTTTTCCTGGCTGTGATCTCGGGTCGAGGTCTCAAAGATGTCCAGAAACAGGTGAACATCGATGGCATTACTTATGCGGGAAATCATGGACTGGAAATTGAGTACCCAGATGGCTCCAGGCACGATTACGAATTGCCCACTGAGATCCAGAAGAACTACACAGACATGGTTAGGGAACTCAAGGAAAAGGTGGAAAAGAATAAAGCATGGGTGGAGGATAAGAAGGTATCACTCACCTACCACTACAGGGATACTCCCGTTGAACTGAAAGATCAACTAAAAAAGTTGGCCACTGAGATCTGCCAAAAGTATGGCTTCAGAGCGAATCAGGCCCATGAAGCCATCGAAGCTAAGCCCCCAGTAAATTGGAACAAAGGAGAGGCTGCCTTGTATATCCTTAAACAGAAATTTGGTGGTAATTGGGCTCAGAAGGTCAGTGTTGTTTTCGCTGGCGATGACACCACCGATGAAGATGCCATGAGg GTCCTCAGAGGCTTGGGTCGCTCCTTCAGAATTTCACCAGATGCTCAGATCCAGACTTTTGCCGATTTCCGATTGCCCAAACAGGCTGTGATGACCGATCTTCTTAAATGGATAGCTAATGTCTATGTTTCAtag